The sequence ACTGAGTTCCAGCTCACCTTAATACTATTAACTGTAGCAATAGCAGTTATATTAGTAGGAGCAGGAATTACAACTGGATCTGGAGGAGGAGGTGGTGGCAAGGTAGTAGCAGTAATAATGCTGCTCCAAGTACCGCCAATAGCTCTAACTCTGTACTTGTAAGTTGTGTTGCTATCCAAGCCAGTGTGAGAATAGTGAGTATCAGTACCAACGTTAAGAATTACTCCATTAACCTCAATCTCATACCCAGTAGCGTTAATAACTGAGTTCCAGCTCACCTTAATACTATTAACTGTAGCAATAGCAACTATATTAGTAGGAGCAGGAATTACAACTGGGTCTGGAGGAGGTGGTGGTGACAAGGTAGTCCCTGAAATATCGTTACTCCAAATACCACCAACAGCGCAAACCTTATAAGTATGATTAGTATTGCTGTCTAAACCTGTATGAGTATAAGATGTGTTGTTTCCTATGTCAACAGGTGTACCGTTATCAATCTGAATTTTATAGCTTGTAGCTCCAGGCACAGAATCCCAACTTACTTTAATGCTATCAATTGTAGGTTCAGTATTTATATTTGTGGGAGCAAGTAATAGGGTATTGGCGGTAAAAACACTGCTCCAAGTGCCATCAACGGCCCTCACTCTGTACTTGTAAGCTGTGTTGCTATCTAAACCAGTGTGAGAATAGTGAGTATCAGTACCAACGTTAAGAATTACTCCATTAATTTCAATCTCATACTGAGTAGCATTTGTTACTGGATTCCAACTCAAATAAATATTACTAACATCGGAAATGGTGTTTATATTAGTAGGAGCGAATAAAAGTGTAGTAGATGGAATGTCATTACTCCAAATACCACCAACAGCGCAAACCTTATAAGTATGATTAGTATTGCTGTCTAAACCTGTATGAGTATAAGATGTGTTGTTTCCTATGTCAACAGGTGTACCGTTATCAATCTGAATTTTATAGCTTGTAGCTCCAGGCACAGAATCCCAACTTACTTTAATGGTATTGGTTGTAGGTTCAGTATTTATATTTGTTGGAGCAAGTAATAGGGTATTGGCGGTAAAAACACTGCTCCAAGTGCCATCAACGGCCCTCACTCTGTACTTGTAAGCTGTGTTGCTATCCAAGCCAGTGTGAGAATAGTGAGTATCAGTACCAACGTTAAGAATTACTCCATTAATTTCAATCTCATACTGAGTAGCATTTGTTACTGGATTCCAACTCAAATAAATATTACTAACATCGGAAATGGTGTTTATATTAGTAGGAGCGAATAAAAGTGTAGTAGATGGAATGTCATTACTCCAAATACCACCAACAGCGCAAACCTTATAAGTATGATTAGTATTGCTGTCTAAACCTGTATGAGTATAAGATGTGTTGTTTCCTATGTCAACAGGTGTACCGTTATCAATCTGAATTTTATAGCTTGTAGCTCCAGGTACAGAATCCCAGCTTATTTTAATACTATCAGTTGTAGGTTCAGTATTTATATTTGTTGGAGCACTCATTAAAGTTGTAGCTGTTGTAGTGTTGCTCCATGGACCAACCTTATCATTTAGTTTTGCTCTGATTTTGAATGTGTAGTCTGTATTACTAGTTAATCCTTTTGCATCATAAGCTAAGTCAGTTCCAACATTGATAGGTATATCATTATTAACTTGAATTTCATAACTTGTAGCGTTAGTTACAGAATCCCAAGCCACAGTAATATTATCTACATCGGAAGCTGTTCTTATATTTTCAGGTTCTAGTAGTATTAGGTTATCAGATATAGTAGTATAGTCTGGACTGTTTATATTACCTGCTATTGGATTAGAAAAATAACCGATTATAGTATTATGAGTTATGACGTTATTTTGATTTAAGTTATTACTTGGTATTTTAATTCCATTAAGGCAAGCATTATTGTTGTTGGTTATTTCATTGGAATCAATAATTGAACCAGATGCCAAATAATCTAGAAATATTCCTGAATTTAAGTTTGAATTCCAACCCCATATATTACGACCATTAGTTGCAGTAGCTAATCCAACGTCTGCAATTTTATTATTCAAAATCTTTAAATTGGTGGAATAAAGCAAGTATATTCCATCAAAGTCTACTTGGCTTATAGTGTTGCTATCTATAGAATCGTCTGGATTATTGGAATCATCTTCCAAGTTAGATATTTCTATACCGAAATATCTTGAATTAGTAATAGTATTATGACTGATTTTGAATCCATGAGCTCTATAGCTCGATGGAGTAGCTCCTTGATCATTTCTTACTACACAAATTCCAGATGCCAAAGTATTATCTATAGTATTATACATAATAGTATTATCGTAAGCAGGAACTGTACATCTAATTCCATTTGTATCTGAATTACTAATAGAGTTGTAGCTTACGTCAGAATTTCTACATAGATAAAATGCAATTCTATTACCAGTTATAATATTATTTGTTATACTTCCGTTTATTTGTTTTAAAAATACTAATCCATCTTTTTCAGAAGAGTTTAAATTAGAATGTATAATGTTATTTTGTATTACATTATGATCACTTAAATTTTTATTTTCAACAGCATCAAGATCAGTCACACCAATTCTTCCCCAAAATGTTACCGCTGAATTATTGCAAGAGCCATATATTATACAATCCTGAAGAGTAACATAATCTGCATCTCTAGAAGTAAAAGCTGCAGCACCATTTTTGTTATTTATAGTTAAGTTTGAAACCTCTACATTACTTCCTGTTACTTCTATATTATTATTCCCAGAGTTTAATTGTATAATTTGTGTGTGTTCTTTAGATTCCCCATAAATAATTACATTTGGACTGGTGATTCTTATACTGCTATTAAGGTAATAGTCGCCATTTTTTATATAAAATTTTGTTTCTCCTTCTGCCATTTTTTGATTAATAATATCGTCCAAAGGAGTAGTGGCTGTATCAGCAGGACTGATAACATACCATGATGAATCAATAGTGTAGCTTGATAAAAGATTTATATGAGTTTCTTCATTTTTAGAAAGTTTATAGCCATTATGAAGACTTTTATTTATTCCTGCATTTTTATCAGAGAGACCTATTAGAAGGGCTAATAGGCAAAAGATAACTAGGGATACAAAGCTTTTTTTTCTATTCAACATCATTCTCCTTTCATCAAATTATTAAATTTCAACAAGTTTAAAATGGTGTATATCTTCTAATTAAATTAATTCATATTTTACAAGTGAGCTATATTATCAAGTCTTAAAAATACATATTAATGTGATATGAAGAAATTTTATAGAATATATACGATATTAAGAAATATACTCAAGTTTATATTTATAAATATTTATCGGATGCAACCTCAGTAAGTTTATATTTATTTGCCAAAATAAAAGAAAAAAATTCTATATTCGACAAAGAAAATAGAATTTTTATTTAGATATATACTGTTTTATATTGATTGCTTTAATTTGACTTAAAATTGGCAGCTAATATGCATATGGTATATACACTTTTGTCCCATAAGTCATATAGTTATATATCCACTTTGCGTTTGAAACTGCTAGTCTTATGCAGCCATGAGATGCAGGTTTTCCTAAAGTCCAATCTACAACTTTATAATATCTGTTCATTGGTAATCCATGAAACAAGTAATTACCGCAGAACTGAGTATAATATTTTCCACCTTGCTGATATTTTGAACTGAAAAACCAAGAACCTTTTGCTTGAACTGTAAATTGTCCTGTTACAGTTTCTTTTCCACCAGGTAATCCACCAGAACAAGTGAAGGAGTTAATCAAACTCCAGTGTTGATACTTCCCTTTAAATACATATACTGTTTGAGGTCTTGATTTTAAATCTACGTAGATTAAATATTTTGTCTTTGAAGATAATCCTTTACTGTTAACTAACTTTTGAGCATTAATCTTTCGTTGAGCAGTACTTATTGTAACTGCACTTACATCAGTAGTGCTTAAATAGTTTGTTATAAGTAGTAAGGATAGAAATAAGATAAAAACTGATTTTTTTGTGATATTTCTCATAGTATGTACACCTTTTTAAAATTATTTTTGTTAATTTAAGTAATATTAGGAATGATTTATATAAAAAGATTCAATATAATATAAATTTGTGTTTATATTATATTGAATTTTTTTATTCTTTAGGAAATTATAATAAAATCAAATTTGTAGATAACTTATAAAAAGGCTATTTGATTAGGTTTAGTATGGGAAAAGAATAAAAAAGAAATTATACTGATCTGACAAGTTTATCTTGAATTTGTTCTAAAAGGCACATGCGTAAAAAATCTGTGGATTCGCAGTTGCCTGAGATTTTTTTATTATAACATGTCCATATATACATAT comes from Clostridium sp. TW13 and encodes:
- a CDS encoding fibronectin type III domain-containing protein — translated: MNRKKSFVSLVIFCLLALLIGLSDKNAGINKSLHNGYKLSKNEETHINLLSSYTIDSSWYVISPADTATTPLDDIINQKMAEGETKFYIKNGDYYLNSSIRITSPNVIIYGESKEHTQIIQLNSGNNNIEVTGSNVEVSNLTINNKNGAAAFTSRDADYVTLQDCIIYGSCNNSAVTFWGRIGVTDLDAVENKNLSDHNVIQNNIIHSNLNSSEKDGLVFLKQINGSITNNIITGNRIAFYLCRNSDVSYNSISNSDTNGIRCTVPAYDNTIMYNTIDNTLASGICVVRNDQGATPSSYRAHGFKISHNTITNSRYFGIEISNLEDDSNNPDDSIDSNTISQVDFDGIYLLYSTNLKILNNKIADVGLATATNGRNIWGWNSNLNSGIFLDYLASGSIIDSNEITNNNNACLNGIKIPSNNLNQNNVITHNTIIGYFSNPIAGNINSPDYTTISDNLILLEPENIRTASDVDNITVAWDSVTNATSYEIQVNNDIPINVGTDLAYDAKGLTSNTDYTFKIRAKLNDKVGPWSNTTTATTLMSAPTNINTEPTTDSIKISWDSVPGATSYKIQIDNGTPVDIGNNTSYTHTGLDSNTNHTYKVCAVGGIWSNDIPSTTLLFAPTNINTISDVSNIYLSWNPVTNATQYEIEINGVILNVGTDTHYSHTGLDSNTAYKYRVRAVDGTWSSVFTANTLLLAPTNINTEPTTNTIKVSWDSVPGATSYKIQIDNGTPVDIGNNTSYTHTGLDSNTNHTYKVCAVGGIWSNDIPSTTLLFAPTNINTISDVSNIYLSWNPVTNATQYEIEINGVILNVGTDTHYSHTGLDSNTAYKYRVRAVDGTWSSVFTANTLLLAPTNINTEPTIDSIKVSWDSVPGATSYKIQIDNGTPVDIGNNTSYTHTGLDSNTNHTYKVCAVGGIWSNDISGTTLSPPPPPDPVVIPAPTNIVAIATVNSIKVSWNSVINATGYEIEVNGVILNVGTDTHYSHTGLDSNTTYKYRVRAIGGTWSSIITATTLPPPPPPDPVVIPAPTNITAIATVNSIKVSWNSVINATGYEIEVNGVILNVGTDTHYSHTGLDSNTTYKYRVRAIGGTWSSIITATTLPPPPPPDPVVIPAPTNITAIATVNSIKVSWNSVANTTGYEIEVNGVILNVGTDTHYSHTGLDSNTTYKYRIRAIGGTWSSIITATTLVPTPKPKPTPAIVPSKSNPLPTIKPNITTKQPIPTKRTYYTLKKHSDNITSNLGKSENTLDIVKENSKISDKKDLEKKNSTKDVIKNTTLGYSKKLIIIVLTLFTSSLVASIIIKRFKHKK
- a CDS encoding L,D-transpeptidase; the encoded protein is MRNITKKSVFILFLSLLLITNYLSTTDVSAVTISTAQRKINAQKLVNSKGLSSKTKYLIYVDLKSRPQTVYVFKGKYQHWSLINSFTCSGGLPGGKETVTGQFTVQAKGSWFFSSKYQQGGKYYTQFCGNYLFHGLPMNRYYKVVDWTLGKPASHGCIRLAVSNAKWIYNYMTYGTKVYIPYAY